The Glutamicibacter mishrai DNA window ATTCGAAGTCGTCGGCCAGCATCGCATGATGAGCGTCGATGGCTTGTTGCTCGTCTTGACTAGCTAGTTCGCGAAACTCCAGGGCGGTGGTGAAGGCCATAGGGCCATTATGTCAGCCACGGAGACCCGGCAAAATTCCGCATCCTGCTAGTAGGTGATTTGCCGTCCTTCAACCTGGGCAAACCATTGCAGCGTCCCGCCTTCAAGGCTGTAGATCTTGCGGTGCGCTGGCTGTTGCTGCGCCAGATGCCGAGCGGCTTTTTCGGAGCGGACACCGCTCTTGCAAACCATGACCAGGCTGCGGGCGCTAGCAGGCACTTGAGGGTAGTCCCCCGCGAGCAGCTGGTCCATGGGCACATGGACGCTGCGTGGAATCGACGCGATGTCACGCTCCCACGACTCGCGCACGTCAATGACGAGCACCTCATGCTGGGCTTCCAATACCTGCAGCTCTTGCACGCTCAGCGATGCAACCGGATCCTCGATGGCACAGGCAACCGGCTGGTAGTCCCCCAATCCGCTCACTGCCTCGCGTTGCGGGTCCGCCGTGAATTCCAAAGTCCGCATGCTCGCATTCAAGGCATCATAGAGCCACAGCTTGCCGCTGAGTGTTGCCCCGATCCCGGTGATGAGCTTGAGCGCTTCGGTAGCCATCACCGAACCGACCACTCCGCACAGTGCTCCGAAGACCCCGCCTTCGGCGCAGCTCGGCACCGAATCAGCATCAGGGATATCAGGGAAGATGTCGCGAAGCATCGGACCGGTTCGAGGATCAAAAACCGATACTTGTCCCGAGAACTGGAAGAGCGTTCCCCACACCAGTGGCGTCCCGGTGATTTCCGCCGCGTCCGAGGCAAGGTACCGGGTGGCGAAGTTGTCACTGCCGTCGATGACCAGGTCATAAGCCTCAAAGAGTTCAATCGCGTTCTCTGTGCTCAGCCGTTCGTTCAGCGCTCGGATCCGCACGGTGCTGTTGAGGTCTTCGGCCAGCCGCTGCACAGAGGCGACCTTGGGCAAACCGACATCGGATTCCCGATGCATGATCTGGCGCTGCAAATTCGAGAGCTCAACGGTGTCGTCGTCCAGGACCCCGATCTGGCCAACGCCCGCGGCGATCAGATAGCTGGCGATCGGGCTGCCCAGTCCCCCGGCGCCGATGATCAGCACCTTGACATTGATGATGCGCCGCTGGCCTTCTTCGCCGACTCCGGGAAGGGTCAGGTGCCGCGAGTAGCGGGCCAGCACGCCCGGGTCGATGCTTGGCGCCGGTTCGCACAGCGGCGGGCGCGGCATCAGAATTCCCCGACCAGGGTTTGCATGATTCCTTCTACTGGCGAGGAGGCCAGCGCGGTGTCGCGGCGCGGGATCCTGCCGGCCAGCCGGGCGGCACGTCCTGCGCGCACCGCATCACGCATGGCTGCCGCCATCAGCGGGGCATTATGGGCACGGGTGACGGCGCTGGCCAAGAGGACCGCGTCGCAGCCTAGCTCCATGGCCAGCGCGGCATCCGAGGCAGTTCCCACGCCGGCATCGAGG harbors:
- a CDS encoding ThiF family adenylyltransferase, whose amino-acid sequence is MPRPPLCEPAPSIDPGVLARYSRHLTLPGVGEEGQRRIINVKVLIIGAGGLGSPIASYLIAAGVGQIGVLDDDTVELSNLQRQIMHRESDVGLPKVASVQRLAEDLNSTVRIRALNERLSTENAIELFEAYDLVIDGSDNFATRYLASDAAEITGTPLVWGTLFQFSGQVSVFDPRTGPMLRDIFPDIPDADSVPSCAEGGVFGALCGVVGSVMATEALKLITGIGATLSGKLWLYDALNASMRTLEFTADPQREAVSGLGDYQPVACAIEDPVASLSVQELQVLEAQHEVLVIDVRESWERDIASIPRSVHVPMDQLLAGDYPQVPASARSLVMVCKSGVRSEKAARHLAQQQPAHRKIYSLEGGTLQWFAQVEGRQITY